One Nicotiana sylvestris chromosome 12, ASM39365v2, whole genome shotgun sequence genomic window carries:
- the LOC104228349 gene encoding F-box protein At3g56470-like encodes MEEDSNDNKEEHLREEACSEKKQKLQNCLLSIRSWRDLPSELLSETANSLGIFDLLGFRGVCSGWRSSSITASAAIESAPGTQPYFLLHIDSDEKCILFNPTTNKQYTIYIPELNETTCLASSHGWLLLSQNGLVFFFCPFSRARIDLPPFQESKIFEGAAAFTSSPLSIDCVTAIICRKNYRILEVYVLERGVSLWVKYEFDLGDKFFGMVRGATFADGCFHILDDENGLVTFDLKNNHFKIYKLVIGGGNYPSAESLQFSYKEKYFRRNGLRKRMKLGKDVTISACAASYAGSDDSVILIKNEEIKAKEEFETRDYKGIWIQPRFFQLPPNYCWVKTTANNIYDKEANNVKGSKLGRFLTEF; translated from the exons ATGGAAGAAGATAG CAACGACAACAAAGAAGAGCATTTAAGAGAAGAAGCATGttcagaaaagaaacaaaaacttCAAAACTGTTTATTGTCAATAAGATCATGGCGTGATTTGCCTTCAGAACTTTTAAGTGAGACAGCAAACAGCTTGGGAATTTTTGATCTTCTTGGTTTTCGTGGAGTCTGCAGTGGCTGGCGCTCTTCTTCGATAACAGCTTCTGCAGCCATAGAATCTGCCCCTGGAACTCAACCTTATTTCCTACTCCATATCGATAGCGATGAGAAATGCATCCTCTTTAACCCGACCACCAACAAgcagtatactatatatatcccCGAATTGAACGAAACTACTTGCCTTGCTTCAAGTCATGGTTGGTTACTGTTATCTCAAAATggtctcgttttcttcttctgcCCTTTCTCTCGTGCAAGAATTGACCTCCCTCCTTTTCAAGAATCAAAAATATTTGAAGGGGCTGCGGCGTTTACTTCTTCTCCTTTGTCAATTGATTGTGTTACAGCTATCATTTGTCGAAAAAATTATCGTATTTTGGAAGTATATGTGCTAGAACGTGGAGTTAGCTTGTGGGTGAAGTATGAATTTGATCTTGGAGATAAATTTTTTGGGATGGTTAGGGGTGCTACTTTTGCTGATGGGTGTTTCCATATCTTGGATGACGAGAACGGGCTAGTGACATTCGACCTGAAAAATAACCATTTTAAGATTTACAAATTAGTTATTGGAGGAGGTAATTATCCTAGTGCAGAAAGCCTGCAATTTTCGTACAAGGAGAAATATTTCAGAAGGAATGGTTTGAGAAAAAGGATGAAACTTGGGAAAGATGTTACCATTTCTGCTTGTGCTGCCTCTTACGCTGGAAGTGATGATTCTGTAATTCTTATCAAGAATGAAGAGATTAAGGCCAAGGAAGAATTTGAAACTCGCGATTACAAAGGAATTTGGATTCAGCCAAGGTTCTTTCAACTCCCTCCAAATTACTGTTGGGTAAAAACAACCGCAAACAATATATACGACAAG GAAGCCAACAATGTGAAAGGAAGCAAATTAGGAAGATTTTTGACTGAATTTTAA